In Chryseobacterium sp. C-71, the genomic window ATTCAATTAGTTTTGAAAATTCTACAAGCATTGCAAAAATCATTTCTGCCGTTGAAAACTTCTCAGAAGAAAAACCTGAATTGGTAAAAGCTATTGATGAAAAATCAAAAGACTTAAACATTCCAATTATCGGTATTACAGGTACAGGTGGAGCCGGAAAATCTTCATTAACAGACGAATTGGTAAGACGTTTCTTACGTTCCAATACTGATAAAAAAATCGCGATTATCTCTATTGACCCTTCAAAAAAGAAAACCGGAGGTGCACTTTTGGGGGACAGAATCCGTATGAATGCGATCAACGACCCGAGAGTTTATATGCGTTCGATGGCGACGAGAGAAAACAACGTTTCTGTTTCGCCTTCCATTCATTCAGCTTTGAATGTGTTGAAATTGGCTCATCCGGATGTAATTATTCTGGAAACTTCAGGTATCGGACAATCAGGATCAGAAGTATCTGATTTTGCGGATGTTTCTATGTATGTGATGACTCCTGAATACGGTGCTTCAACGCAGTTGGAAAAAATTGATATGTTGGATTATGCAGATTTGGTTGCTTTAAATAAATCTGACAAACGTGGTGCTTTAGACGCACTTCAAGCGGTGAGAAAACAATTCCAGAGAAACCATTTATTATGGGAAAGTCCGTTGGATGACATGCCAGTTTATGCAACAAAAGCTTCTCAGTTCAATGACCACGGAACGACAGAACTTTACAACAGATTAGTTGCAAAAGTAAATGAGAAATTCTCTGATTTAAACTTACAAGGTTTCATCGAGCAGGAAATTACAGACGAAGTAACAATTATTCCTCCAAAAAGAGTCCGTTATTTATCCGAAATTGTTGAAAATAACAGACAATACGACGCCAATGTTCAAAAACAGGCTGAATTAGCACGAAAAATGTATCATATCGAAGGTGTCAAAAATTTCCTCTCGAATGAAACTTTAGATGCTGAATATCAAAAAGCCGAAAAAGATCTTCAACAGGAAAATATCGATTTCCTAAAAAATTGGGATGATACGAAACAGGCTTTCAAAGCTGAGTTTTATTCGTATTTCGTTCGTGGAAAAGAAATTAAAGTTGAAACCTCAACAGAATCTTTATCACATTTAAGAATTCCAAAAATATCTTTACCAAAATATAATGATTGGGGTGATTTGATCCAATGGAAAGGTCAGGAAAATCTTCCGGGAGGATTTCCTTACACTGCGGGAATTTATCCTTTCAAAAGAACAGGAGAAGATCCAACGAGAATGTTTGCGGGAGAAGGTGGACCGGAAAGAACCAACAGAAGATTCCATTATGTTTCTGCGGAAATGGATGCAAAACGTTTGTCAACCGCGTTTGACTCGGTGACTTTGTACGGACAAGATCCAGCTTTACCACCGGATATTTATGGTAAAATCGGAAATGCGGGAGTTTCTATCGCCACTTTAGATGATGCGAAAAAATTGTATTCCGGATTTGATTTGGTGAATGCAATGACTTCAGTTTCAATGACCATCAACGGACCGGCTCCGATGTTGTTGGCTTTCTTTATGAATGCGGCCATCGACCAGAATGTTGAAAAATATATTGCTGAACACAAACTTGAAGAAAATGTTGAAAAAGCCTTAAAAGCAAAATTCGACGACAAAGGTTTAGAAAGACCAAAATATAACGGAGAATTACCACCTTCAAACAATGGATTAGGTTTAAAATTATTAGGTTTAACCGGAGACGAAGTGATTCCTGCGGAAGCTTATGCTGAAATTAAAGCTAAAACCATTGCGACCGTTCGTGGAACGGTTCAGGCTGACATTTTAAAAGAAGACCAGGCTCAGAATACGTGTATTTTCTCTACTGAATTTGCTCTGAGACTGATGGGTGATGTTCAGGAATATTTTATTACAGAAAAGGTTAGAAACTTCTACTCGGTTTCAATTTCCGGTTATCACATTGCAGAAGCGGGCGCAAATCCTGTTTCTCAGTTGGCATTTACTTTGGCAAACGGTTTCACGTATGTGGAATATTATTTGTCAAGAGGAATGGACATCAATGATTTTGCACCGAACTTATCGTTTTTCTTCTCCAACGGTATCGATCCTGAATATTCAGTGATCGGACGTGTTGCAAGAAGAGTTTGGGCAAAAGCAATGAAACTGAAATACGGTGCAGACGAAAGAAGTCAGATGTTGAAATACCATATTCAAACTTCGGGTCGTTCGCTTCACGCTCAGGAAATTGATTTTAATGATATCAGAACGACTTTACAAGCGCTTTATGCAATTTATGACAATTGTAATTCATTGCACACCAATGCTTATGACGAGGCGATTACGACTCCAACTGAGCAGTCTGTAAGAAGAGCAATGGCGATTCAATTGATTATCAATAAAGAATTAGGGTTAGCTAAAAATGAAAATCCATTGCAAGGTTCATTTATTATTGAAGAATTAACGGATTTAGTTGAAGAAGCTGTTTACGCAGAATTCGACAGAATCACGGAAAGAGGTGGCGTTTTGGGTGCAATGGAAACGATGTACCAACGCTCAAAAATTCAGGAAGAATCGATGCATTACGAATGGTTGAAACATACCGGAGAATATCCAATCATCGGTGTAAATACTTTCCTTGGAAAAGATGGTTCGCCAACGGTTCGTCCTGGAGAAGTTATTCGTTCGACTGAGGAAGAAAAGCAAGTTCAGATCGAGACTCTGCATAATTTCCAAAAATCTAATGAAGACAGATCAGAAGCCGCTTTAAAAACTCTGCAATACGCAGCGATCAATCAGCAGAATTTATTCAATGTAATGATGGATGCCGTGAAATACTGTTCGCTTGGACAGATTACCAACGCTTTGTTTGAAGTGGGTGGTAAGTACAGAAGAAATATGTAATCCGTAGCCGGATTGGCAATTTTTACTACTAACTGTTTAAATATAAATCAAACCTCAAGGATTTTCTTTGAGGTTTTAATTTTAGCAAATCATTATAAGTGTTATTTTTGCAACTGAAAACAATTTACAATCTCAATTATTATGAAAAAAAGTCTGAAGTCTGTTTTATTTTTTTTAGGAATTATATTGTCATCTTCCATATATTCTCAAAAAAGAACCGAGGATTTCTCAATCAGCTTTCCCGATAAAAAACTTGAAAAAAGTTATTACAAAACCATAAAACTTATTGATGCCAGAGCCGACTCTACGTCATTAGGAATTGTTCAGAAAGGAGCATTCAACACAAAAGCGAAAGTAGTTCCTACAAAAAATCTTAATGATCAGTTCCAAAATTTATTAAATCAAATTAATGGAGAAAACACGGATGAGGGTACTGTTGTGATGTATCTTAAGCAATTTTATTTTGCAGAAATCACCGGAGCATTTAGCGAGCATGGCTATTGCTACTTCCAGGCTTACTTATTTGCTAAAAACGAAGATGGAACTTATTCATATCTCGACAAAATAGATTCAGTTATTGATCATTCTTCTATGGATGTCACCAAAGCCACTATGAAGAAAGGGAGTGAAATGGTAAGTGATTTTATAAGCAGAAACATTTCTAAAAAAGCGCTTCAGACAAACCAGTACAGTTTTGAGGACATCAAAAATTTTGATGAAATTGAAAAACAAAAACTAAGTTTGTATAATTCTGCTGAACTGAAAGAAGGAATATATTCAGATTATAATTCTTTTAAAGATCAGAAGCCATCTGAAAAATCGATTTCTAATGTGAAGTTTTATGGGAAAACCTCTAAAATCATTAAAATATATGAAATGGCAGAAGGCAAGGAAAAAGAAATTAAGAAAAATGATGTATTTGCAATCGTATACCAAAGTTCCCCATATATTTATTTACCTGTAGAAAATGCTTTTATGAAAGCAGAAAAAAGAGATGGAGATTTTTACTTTATAGGAAAAATAAAATCTACTGCTAAAACAGGAGATGTTGTTCTTGCCTCGGCGTTTTTCGGGATTATCGGAGGATTGATCGCATCAGGATCTACATCAGTCCCGTTTGAATTAAAACTCGACTACTTAAACGGAGGCTTCATTCCTATAAAAGAAATTCAGAGTAAATGATAATTTGAACTTTTCAAAATCAATCCTAAAATCTAAATTATTCAATAACAAAAGTCGGCGCAAAATAAATTTTGCGCCGACTCACTTTTTAAATTAGCTTCGAGAAATTACTTCTTATTAAAATCCCCGGCAAAAACTGAAGTCATTTTATCTTCACTGATGTATTTTTTCAAAACATCATTTACCTGATTGACTTTTAATGCCTTCACTTTTGTTTCTAAAGCATCATAATCTTCTAACGGCACTCCGTATTGCAATTGTTGATTGACCAATCCCATCAAAGCTCCGTCAGTACCTAAGTTGGTTTTTCGGGAAGTCAGCCACGAGTTTAAATTAGACTTAAATTCTTCTTCCGTGAAACCATCTTTCACTGCTTTATTTACTTCTTCTTTCAAAGCTTTATCAACATCATTTTTCTTTGTAGGATTAAAAAATGCATACCAACCCCAAGATGCTACATCATTACTTACAGGCACACTCATGTAAGAACCTGCACCATAGCTGATCCCTTCTTTTTCACGAAGTCTTGTCGGGATTCTTGAAGTTAAAAACCCTCCGCTTCCCAACATTTCGTTGGCAATCAGAAGTGCAGGATAATCCGGGCTTTTTGTATCCATCGTAAAGCTGATTTTCCCTACAGCAGCCCCGTTTTCTTTATCGGGAGTGATAAAGTCTTTATCTAGTTTTTTTTTTGCGAAAAGTTCCGGTTTAACGTATTCGTACTTAGATTTTGAATTCCATTTACCGAAAGTCTGATCAAGCAATGTTGAAGCAGTTTTGGTATCTAAATCACCAATCATACTTCCCACTCCGTTATTGCTTCCTAAAATTTTGTTGTAGAAATCAATAAGATCTTCTCTTTTTATTTTTTTATTATTTTCAATCTGCTCTTGCGTAGAAGACGTGTAGTAAATACTTTCTTTAGGATACGTTTCTGTCATCTTTTCTATTTCGGTAAAGGCAATTGACTGAGGATCATTTAATGAACTTTCCAGATACGTATTATATTCGTTCACCGTTTTTGCCAATTCAGCTTCAGGGAAATTAGATTCAGTTAAAATTTCTTTCACCAATCCCATTACTTTTGGTAAATGTTCTTTGTAAGTGCTGATGTTGACATAAAAGGTTTGTCCACCGAATCCGAAATTCACATTAGATTTCCACTGATCAAGCATATCCTGAATTTGCTCTTTAG contains:
- a CDS encoding methylmalonyl-CoA mutase family protein: METQKYTPTNKVRIVTAASLFDGHDAAINIMRRVIQGTGCEVIHLGHDKSAEEVVNTAIQEDANAIALTSYQGGHNEYFKYIYDLLREKNSPQIKIFGGGGGVILPEEIEDIMSYGIDRIYSPDDGRELGLQGMIDDLVKRSDFATGRDVEASDLDSISFENSTSIAKIISAVENFSEEKPELVKAIDEKSKDLNIPIIGITGTGGAGKSSLTDELVRRFLRSNTDKKIAIISIDPSKKKTGGALLGDRIRMNAINDPRVYMRSMATRENNVSVSPSIHSALNVLKLAHPDVIILETSGIGQSGSEVSDFADVSMYVMTPEYGASTQLEKIDMLDYADLVALNKSDKRGALDALQAVRKQFQRNHLLWESPLDDMPVYATKASQFNDHGTTELYNRLVAKVNEKFSDLNLQGFIEQEITDEVTIIPPKRVRYLSEIVENNRQYDANVQKQAELARKMYHIEGVKNFLSNETLDAEYQKAEKDLQQENIDFLKNWDDTKQAFKAEFYSYFVRGKEIKVETSTESLSHLRIPKISLPKYNDWGDLIQWKGQENLPGGFPYTAGIYPFKRTGEDPTRMFAGEGGPERTNRRFHYVSAEMDAKRLSTAFDSVTLYGQDPALPPDIYGKIGNAGVSIATLDDAKKLYSGFDLVNAMTSVSMTINGPAPMLLAFFMNAAIDQNVEKYIAEHKLEENVEKALKAKFDDKGLERPKYNGELPPSNNGLGLKLLGLTGDEVIPAEAYAEIKAKTIATVRGTVQADILKEDQAQNTCIFSTEFALRLMGDVQEYFITEKVRNFYSVSISGYHIAEAGANPVSQLAFTLANGFTYVEYYLSRGMDINDFAPNLSFFFSNGIDPEYSVIGRVARRVWAKAMKLKYGADERSQMLKYHIQTSGRSLHAQEIDFNDIRTTLQALYAIYDNCNSLHTNAYDEAITTPTEQSVRRAMAIQLIINKELGLAKNENPLQGSFIIEELTDLVEEAVYAEFDRITERGGVLGAMETMYQRSKIQEESMHYEWLKHTGEYPIIGVNTFLGKDGSPTVRPGEVIRSTEEEKQVQIETLHNFQKSNEDRSEAALKTLQYAAINQQNLFNVMMDAVKYCSLGQITNALFEVGGKYRRNM